One genomic region from Natrinema caseinilyticum encodes:
- a CDS encoding 50S ribosomal protein L5: MTMSSDADSDGQFHEMREPRVEKVVVHMGVGQGGRELGKAEDIIEEVTAQQSVRTQAKRTEPDFGIRQGDPIGTKVTLRGDDAHEFLETALPLASISSAQFDDTGNFSFGVEEHTDFPSQEYDPNVGIYGLDVTVNLVRPGYRIAKRDKATRSIPSNHRLTPEDAIAFLEANFDVSVEGADDE, encoded by the coding sequence ATGACGATGAGTAGCGACGCCGATTCCGACGGCCAGTTCCACGAAATGCGCGAACCGCGCGTCGAGAAGGTCGTCGTCCACATGGGCGTCGGCCAGGGTGGCCGCGAACTCGGCAAGGCCGAGGACATCATCGAGGAGGTCACGGCACAACAGAGCGTCCGGACCCAGGCCAAGCGGACCGAACCCGACTTCGGCATCCGCCAGGGAGACCCGATCGGCACGAAGGTCACCCTTCGTGGCGACGACGCTCACGAGTTCCTCGAGACGGCGCTGCCGCTTGCTTCGATTTCGTCGGCGCAGTTCGACGACACGGGGAACTTCAGCTTCGGTGTCGAGGAACACACCGATTTCCCCAGCCAGGAGTACGATCCGAACGTCGGGATCTACGGGCTGGACGTCACCGTCAACCTGGTGCGTCCGGGCTACCGCATCGCCAAGCGCGACAAGGCCACCCGATCGATCCCGTCGAACCACCGACTGACCCCCGAGGACGCCATCGCGTTCCTCGAGGCGAATTTCGACGTCAGCGTGGAGGGCGCAGACGATGAGTGA
- a CDS encoding 30S ribosomal protein S14 encodes MSESETEPENDRTGEHAAKRTGQIESCQRCGREQGLVGKYDINLCRQCFREIARDMGFKKYR; translated from the coding sequence ATGAGTGAGAGCGAAACAGAACCAGAAAACGACCGCACGGGCGAGCACGCGGCGAAGCGAACGGGACAGATCGAGTCCTGCCAGCGCTGCGGCCGCGAGCAGGGGCTTGTCGGCAAGTACGACATCAACCTCTGCCGGCAGTGCTTCCGCGAGATCGCCCGCGACATGGGATTCAAGAAGTATCGATAA
- a CDS encoding 30S ribosomal protein S8 — MTGNDPLSNALSGLDNAESVGHLTHEVTPASNEIGSVLEVFYDRGYIDGFEYVDDGKAGQFEVELKGAINECGPIKPRYAVGSEDFEKWEKRYLPARDFGALVVTTSSGIMSHYEAREQGIGGQVIAYVY; from the coding sequence ATGACCGGAAACGATCCACTCAGTAACGCGCTCTCGGGCCTCGATAACGCCGAGAGCGTGGGTCATCTCACCCACGAGGTAACGCCCGCCTCGAACGAAATCGGCAGCGTACTCGAGGTCTTCTACGACCGCGGGTACATCGACGGCTTCGAGTACGTCGACGACGGGAAAGCCGGTCAGTTCGAGGTCGAATTGAAAGGAGCGATCAACGAATGCGGCCCCATCAAGCCCCGCTACGCCGTTGGCTCCGAGGACTTCGAGAAGTGGGAGAAACGGTATCTCCCCGCTCGAGACTTCGGCGCCCTCGTCGTCACGACGAGCAGTGGTATCATGAGCCACTACGAAGCGCGCGAACAGGGTATCGGTGGGCAGGTGATCGCGTACGTCTACTAA
- a CDS encoding 30S ribosomal protein S4e, which translates to MTKHQKRLSVPKSWPVERKTETFTVKADAGPHGEDGVPLVVLLRDVLGYVDSRKEARYALSEDAILVNGDAINDEQRPIGMFDIVAFPGREEYYRVFPDEGGRLALTEIDEDAAESRLGKIEGKQQVPGGDTQLTLHDGTTVITDDDYNTKDSIVIDNDDKSVVAHFPYEEGALVTAVRGNHGGKIGEIDTIDVTPGSGSNTVGVSTDDGGFETVEEYVVVIDENFVGDDDE; encoded by the coding sequence ATGACGAAACACCAGAAACGACTGTCGGTACCGAAGTCCTGGCCGGTCGAGCGAAAGACCGAGACCTTCACGGTCAAAGCCGATGCCGGCCCGCACGGCGAAGACGGCGTGCCGCTCGTCGTCCTCTTGCGGGACGTCCTCGGCTACGTGGACTCCAGAAAGGAAGCGCGATACGCCCTGTCGGAGGATGCGATCCTCGTCAACGGGGACGCGATCAACGACGAACAGCGCCCGATCGGCATGTTCGATATCGTCGCCTTCCCGGGTCGCGAGGAGTACTACCGCGTCTTCCCCGACGAGGGCGGTCGGCTCGCGCTGACCGAGATCGACGAGGACGCCGCGGAGAGCCGCCTCGGCAAGATCGAGGGGAAACAGCAAGTGCCGGGTGGCGACACGCAGCTAACGCTGCACGACGGAACGACCGTCATCACCGACGACGACTACAACACGAAGGATTCGATCGTCATCGACAACGACGACAAGTCCGTCGTCGCTCACTTCCCGTACGAAGAGGGCGCGCTCGTCACGGCCGTTCGTGGAAACCACGGCGGAAAGATCGGCGAGATCGACACGATCGACGTCACGCCCGGGAGCGGCTCGAACACCGTCGGCGTCTCGACGGACGATGGCGGTTTCGAAACCGTCGAAGAGTACGTCGTGGTCATCGACGAGAACTTCGTGGGTGATGACGATGAGTAG
- a CDS encoding 50S ribosomal protein L32e: MADDEQSNDETAADGPQELDEISGVGESKAEALREAGFESIEDVKEADQSDLADAEGVGNALAARIKADVGDLEVTETTEAEIEEEGVEEEEAPAEEVETELQPRGLTEKTPDLSENEQRLLARRQSEGKPQFNRQDYHKKKRTPESWRRPRGGLSKQRRGVKGKGPTVQAGYRTPESVRGKHPSGFEEVYVENVADLEGVDGSREAVRIASAVGARKRERIEEEAEEQGVRVLNPTYEEVEVESHD; the protein is encoded by the coding sequence ATGGCAGACGACGAGCAATCGAACGACGAGACGGCCGCGGACGGACCGCAGGAACTCGACGAAATCAGCGGTGTCGGCGAGAGCAAGGCGGAAGCGCTCCGCGAGGCCGGATTCGAGTCCATCGAAGACGTCAAGGAAGCCGATCAGTCCGACCTGGCCGATGCCGAAGGCGTCGGGAACGCGCTCGCAGCGCGTATCAAGGCCGACGTCGGCGACCTCGAGGTCACCGAGACGACCGAAGCCGAGATCGAAGAGGAAGGCGTCGAGGAAGAAGAAGCACCCGCCGAAGAGGTGGAGACTGAACTGCAGCCCCGCGGGCTGACCGAGAAGACGCCCGATCTCTCCGAGAACGAGCAGCGACTGCTCGCCCGTCGGCAGAGCGAGGGCAAACCGCAATTCAATCGACAGGACTACCACAAGAAAAAGCGGACGCCGGAATCCTGGCGTCGACCGCGCGGCGGCCTCTCGAAGCAGCGCCGCGGCGTCAAGGGCAAAGGCCCGACGGTTCAGGCCGGCTACCGCACTCCGGAGTCCGTCCGAGGGAAACACCCCAGCGGCTTCGAGGAAGTCTACGTCGAGAACGTGGCCGACCTCGAGGGCGTCGACGGCTCCCGCGAGGCGGTCCGGATCGCCTCCGCGGTCGGCGCGCGAAAGCGCGAACGAATCGAAGAGGAAGCCGAGGAGCAGGGCGTCCGCGTCCTGAACCCGACCTACGAAGAAGTCGAGGTGGAATCACATGACTGA
- a CDS encoding 50S ribosomal protein L6: MRVELEIPDDVTVEVDRFDVTVEGPEGSVTRRLWYPDVTVDVDDDQVVIESESEDAKTNATVGTFESHIRNAIHGVTEGWEYEMEVFYSHFPMQVRVEGDEVVIENFLGEKAARRTTIHGETDVAVDDEQLVLSGPDKEHVGQTAADIEQLTKVSGKDTRIFQDGVYITNKPAKGGV; the protein is encoded by the coding sequence ATGCGAGTCGAACTGGAAATACCCGACGACGTAACAGTCGAGGTCGATCGGTTCGACGTGACCGTCGAGGGACCGGAAGGCAGCGTAACCCGCCGCCTCTGGTACCCCGACGTGACCGTCGACGTCGACGACGATCAGGTGGTCATCGAAAGCGAGTCCGAGGACGCGAAAACGAACGCGACCGTCGGCACCTTCGAGAGCCACATCCGGAACGCCATCCACGGCGTGACCGAGGGCTGGGAGTACGAGATGGAAGTCTTCTACTCTCACTTCCCGATGCAGGTCCGCGTGGAGGGCGACGAGGTCGTCATCGAGAACTTCCTCGGCGAAAAGGCAGCGCGACGAACGACTATCCACGGTGAGACCGACGTTGCCGTCGACGACGAGCAACTCGTCCTGTCCGGTCCCGACAAGGAACACGTCGGACAGACGGCGGCCGACATCGAGCAGTTGACGAAGGTCAGCGGAAAGGACACCCGTATCTTCCAGGACGGGGTCTACATCACCAACAAACCCGCCAAAGGGGGTGTCTGA
- a CDS encoding 30S ribosomal protein S17, with the protein MAIGLDVETPPEPENPEEYDYETCPFYGDLSVRGQVLEGSVVSTDMDKTVVVEREYDVTVPKYDRQMKRRSRIPAHVPGVLEPLSVGDTVKIAETRPLSKTKSHVVVEVTEEATAADIAELTSQAEPEPELSDEDFAATEDEGEE; encoded by the coding sequence ATGGCAATAGGACTAGACGTTGAAACCCCTCCGGAACCCGAAAACCCGGAGGAATACGACTACGAGACGTGTCCGTTCTACGGCGACCTCTCCGTTCGAGGCCAGGTCCTCGAGGGGTCCGTCGTATCGACGGACATGGACAAGACCGTAGTCGTCGAGCGAGAGTACGACGTGACGGTTCCGAAATACGACCGTCAGATGAAACGTCGCTCGCGCATCCCGGCACACGTACCGGGCGTGCTCGAACCGCTCTCGGTCGGTGACACGGTCAAGATCGCAGAGACCCGACCACTGTCGAAGACGAAATCGCACGTGGTCGTCGAAGTAACCGAAGAAGCGACTGCGGCAGACATCGCCGAGCTGACGAGCCAGGCCGAGCCTGAGCCGGAGCTCTCGGACGAGGACTTCGCCGCAACCGAAGACGAGGGTGAGGAGTGA
- a CDS encoding 50S ribosomal protein L22: MGINYSVDADPDATAKAMLRERHMSHKHSKEVARELKGRTVGDARAYLQDVIDETQSVPFKSHNTGAGHRSDVDGWDAGKYPEKVSGEFLDLLENVEANADHQGFDGESMEIVHVAAHKVGESVGRKPRAMGRASSWNTPQVDVEIVVEERTETDEEDDS; the protein is encoded by the coding sequence ATGGGAATCAACTACTCAGTCGACGCGGACCCGGACGCTACGGCGAAAGCGATGCTCCGGGAGCGTCATATGAGCCACAAGCACAGCAAGGAGGTCGCCCGCGAACTCAAGGGCCGAACCGTCGGCGACGCCCGGGCGTACCTTCAGGACGTCATCGACGAGACGCAGTCGGTGCCGTTCAAGTCCCACAACACCGGCGCCGGGCACCGTTCCGACGTCGACGGCTGGGATGCCGGCAAGTACCCCGAAAAGGTCTCGGGGGAGTTCCTCGACCTGCTCGAGAACGTCGAGGCCAACGCGGACCATCAGGGATTCGACGGCGAATCGATGGAGATCGTTCACGTCGCGGCCCACAAAGTCGGCGAGTCCGTCGGCCGCAAACCCCGTGCGATGGGGCGTGCGTCGTCGTGGAACACGCCGCAGGTCGACGTCGAGATCGTGGTCGAAGAACGGACCGAAACCGACGAGGAGGACGATAGCTAA
- the rpl4p gene encoding 50S ribosomal protein L4, with protein sequence MDATVRDLDGDDAGSVELPAVFETQYRPDLIGRAVRAAQANRKQDYGADEFAGMRTPAESFGSGRGMAHVPRQEGRGRRVPQTIKGRKAHPPKAEKDWTESINTKEKKLAVRSAIAATTDAELVAERGHQFDGDIDIPVVVDDEFEDLEKTKEVVSFLEAAGLADDVERADEGRSIRSGRGKTRGRKYKQPKSILFVTSSEAGPSRAARNLAGADVTTAAEVNAEDLAPGAQPGRLTVWTESALEEVADR encoded by the coding sequence ATGGACGCAACAGTACGCGACCTGGACGGCGACGACGCGGGCTCGGTCGAGCTCCCGGCGGTCTTCGAGACTCAGTACCGCCCGGACCTGATCGGCCGCGCCGTTCGCGCCGCCCAGGCAAACCGAAAACAGGACTACGGCGCCGACGAGTTCGCCGGCATGCGAACGCCGGCCGAATCGTTCGGAAGCGGTCGCGGGATGGCTCACGTGCCACGACAGGAGGGACGCGGTCGGCGCGTTCCCCAGACGATCAAAGGGCGCAAGGCCCACCCGCCGAAAGCCGAGAAGGACTGGACCGAATCGATCAACACGAAAGAAAAGAAACTGGCCGTCCGAAGCGCGATCGCCGCGACGACCGACGCCGAACTCGTCGCCGAGCGCGGCCACCAGTTCGACGGCGACATCGATATTCCGGTCGTCGTCGACGACGAATTCGAGGACCTGGAGAAAACGAAAGAAGTCGTCTCCTTCCTCGAGGCGGCGGGTCTCGCGGACGACGTCGAACGCGCCGACGAGGGCCGCAGCATCCGCTCGGGTCGCGGGAAGACCCGCGGTCGCAAGTACAAACAGCCCAAGTCGATCCTCTTCGTCACCTCGAGCGAGGCGGGCCCGTCGCGTGCGGCCCGGAATCTCGCCGGTGCAGACGTGACGACCGCCGCAGAGGTCAACGCGGAGGATCTCGCGCCCGGCGCACAGCCCGGACGGCTGACCGTCTGGACCGAGAGCGCACTCGAGGAGGTGGCCGACCGATGA
- the rpmC gene encoding 50S ribosomal protein L29 has protein sequence MAILHVEEIRDMTPAERQEELEELETELLNQKSVLAAGGAPENPGRIGELGRTIARIKTIQREEGDLESETSETSRNEGGEAA, from the coding sequence ATGGCGATCCTCCACGTCGAAGAGATCCGCGACATGACGCCCGCCGAACGGCAGGAAGAACTCGAGGAACTCGAGACGGAACTGCTGAACCAGAAGTCCGTCCTCGCCGCGGGTGGGGCCCCGGAGAACCCGGGCCGCATCGGCGAGCTGGGTCGTACCATCGCGCGGATCAAGACGATTCAGCGTGAAGAAGGGGATCTCGAAAGCGAGACGTCGGAGACGTCTCGAAACGAAGGCGGCGAAGCCGCCTGA
- a CDS encoding 50S ribosomal protein L2, which yields MGRRIQGQRRGRGSSTFRAPSHRYKAKLDHKKEADDDVVRGTVVDIEHDPARSAPVAAVEFEDGDQRLILAPEGVTVGEELQVGVSAEIKPGNTLPLAEIPEGVPVCNIEANPGDGGRFARASGTNADLITHDRNAAVVQLPSGEVKRLDPQCRATIGVVAGGGRTEKPMVKAGNKYHKMKARGTKWPRVRGVAMNAVDHPFGGGGRQHPGKPKSVSRDAPPGRKVGDISSRRTGRGGNK from the coding sequence ATGGGACGTCGCATTCAAGGACAACGACGCGGCCGCGGGAGTTCCACCTTCCGCGCCCCGTCGCACCGATACAAGGCGAAGCTCGACCACAAGAAGGAAGCGGACGACGACGTCGTGCGCGGAACGGTCGTGGACATCGAACACGACCCGGCCCGATCCGCACCGGTCGCCGCCGTCGAATTCGAAGACGGCGATCAGCGGCTGATCCTCGCGCCCGAAGGCGTCACCGTCGGCGAGGAGTTGCAGGTCGGCGTGAGCGCGGAGATCAAGCCCGGCAACACGCTCCCGCTCGCGGAGATTCCCGAAGGCGTTCCGGTCTGTAACATCGAGGCGAACCCGGGCGACGGCGGTCGGTTCGCCCGCGCCTCGGGAACCAACGCCGACCTGATCACGCACGACCGCAACGCCGCGGTCGTCCAGCTTCCAAGCGGCGAGGTCAAGCGCCTCGATCCGCAGTGCCGCGCCACCATCGGCGTCGTCGCCGGTGGCGGCCGCACGGAGAAGCCGATGGTCAAGGCCGGCAACAAGTATCACAAGATGAAAGCCCGGGGCACGAAGTGGCCCCGCGTCCGCGGTGTCGCGATGAACGCCGTCGACCACCCGTTCGGTGGCGGCGGCCGCCAGCACCCCGGCAAACCCAAGTCCGTCTCGCGGGACGCCCCGCCGGGACGGAAGGTCGGTGACATCTCGTCCCGGCGCACCGGTCGAGGTGGAAACAAATGA
- a CDS encoding 30S ribosomal protein S3 produces MADEHQFIENGLQRSQIDEFFQEELGRAGYGGMDVAKTPMGTQIVLKAEKPGMVIGKGGENIRKVTTALEEKFNLEDPQIDVQEVDEPDLNARIVADRLANALERGWYFRKAGHTTIDRIMEAGALGAEIVLSGKVTGARSRVEKFNRGYIKHNGEPAEEVVDHGQGVAVMKLGTIGVDVKIIPPGAELPDDFQISEDLDPEELVPEAVEANEAEGVEELLEGEPEAAEAAEGGAEAAADEAVETVEEDVEEVIEEEIEADTGEEFDDVEVPGGDEDVEEELDELEEDVEAEAEELVAEMEDAEEEADDSDEGGDA; encoded by the coding sequence ATGGCTGACGAACACCAATTCATCGAGAACGGCCTGCAGCGGTCCCAGATCGACGAGTTCTTCCAGGAAGAACTCGGCCGCGCGGGCTACGGTGGTATGGACGTCGCCAAGACGCCGATGGGAACGCAGATCGTCCTCAAGGCCGAAAAGCCCGGGATGGTCATCGGCAAAGGCGGCGAGAACATCCGGAAGGTCACGACGGCCCTAGAAGAGAAGTTCAACCTCGAGGACCCCCAGATCGACGTCCAGGAGGTCGACGAACCCGATCTCAACGCGCGGATCGTCGCGGACCGACTGGCCAACGCCCTGGAGCGCGGCTGGTACTTCCGGAAGGCCGGTCACACGACGATCGACCGGATCATGGAAGCCGGCGCACTCGGCGCGGAGATCGTCCTCTCGGGGAAGGTCACGGGCGCCCGGTCGCGCGTCGAGAAGTTCAACCGCGGCTACATCAAGCACAACGGCGAGCCCGCAGAGGAGGTCGTCGATCACGGCCAGGGCGTCGCGGTCATGAAACTCGGCACGATCGGCGTCGACGTCAAGATCATCCCGCCGGGCGCCGAGTTGCCCGACGACTTCCAGATTAGCGAGGATCTGGATCCGGAAGAACTCGTCCCGGAGGCCGTCGAGGCCAACGAGGCCGAGGGCGTCGAAGAGCTCCTCGAGGGCGAACCCGAAGCGGCCGAGGCCGCCGAGGGCGGTGCCGAGGCCGCGGCCGACGAGGCCGTCGAGACCGTCGAGGAGGACGTCGAGGAGGTCATCGAGGAGGAGATCGAGGCCGACACCGGCGAGGAATTCGACGACGTCGAAGTCCCCGGCGGTGACGAGGACGTCGAGGAGGAACTCGACGAACTCGAAGAGGACGTCGAAGCGGAAGCCGAAGAGCTCGTCGCGGAGATGGAAGACGCCGAAGAAGAGGCGGACGATTCGGACGAGGGAGGTGACGCCTGA
- a CDS encoding ribonuclease P protein component 1: MALTPETLPRHELNGLPVRIVESDDSSRVGLTGRVVIETTKTLSIEIRENGESRVVMVPKSGSTFEFAITDEAADSAKESGTASKLADTQPGGFERSETADRAGGDAAGHRGDDSGRNHRHAAGEDVAYVTVDGSRLLSRPARRTETSGDSPWQ; this comes from the coding sequence ATGGCACTGACACCCGAAACCTTGCCGCGACACGAACTCAACGGACTGCCCGTCCGGATCGTCGAGAGCGACGACTCCTCGCGGGTGGGCCTTACGGGCCGCGTCGTCATCGAGACGACGAAGACCCTTTCGATAGAAATTCGAGAGAACGGCGAGTCTCGGGTCGTTATGGTGCCGAAATCGGGCTCGACGTTCGAGTTCGCGATCACAGATGAAGCCGCCGACTCCGCCAAGGAGTCGGGGACTGCGTCCAAACTGGCCGACACTCAACCCGGGGGTTTCGAGCGATCGGAAACCGCGGACCGGGCCGGCGGCGATGCCGCCGGCCATCGTGGCGATGATTCCGGACGGAATCACCGCCACGCCGCCGGCGAGGACGTAGCCTACGTTACGGTCGATGGATCGCGACTGCTCTCACGACCCGCCCGACGCACGGAAACAAGTGGTGATTCACCATGGCAATAG
- a CDS encoding 50S ribosomal protein L19e gives MTDLSAQKRLAADVLDVGKNRVWLDPDAQADIAEAITRDEIRELVDEGRIRADDATGNSRGRARERNAKRAYGHQNGQGKRRGKKGARQNEKDEWQNKIRAQRRKLRELRDKGELTPTQYRELYKKAGGGEFRSVRYLLNYIDDNYGDQ, from the coding sequence ATGACTGATCTCTCCGCACAGAAGCGACTGGCCGCCGACGTCTTGGACGTCGGCAAAAATCGCGTCTGGCTCGATCCCGACGCGCAGGCCGACATCGCCGAAGCGATCACTCGAGACGAGATCCGCGAACTCGTCGACGAGGGGCGCATTCGAGCCGACGATGCGACCGGTAATTCTCGGGGCCGCGCACGCGAGCGCAATGCGAAGCGGGCCTACGGCCACCAGAACGGCCAGGGCAAGCGCCGCGGCAAGAAAGGCGCCCGCCAGAACGAGAAAGACGAGTGGCAGAACAAGATTCGCGCACAGCGCCGGAAGCTGCGCGAACTCCGCGACAAGGGTGAGCTGACGCCCACGCAGTACCGCGAGCTCTACAAGAAGGCTGGCGGCGGGGAGTTCCGAAGCGTCCGGTACCTGTTGAACTACATCGACGACAACTACGGTGACCAATAA
- a CDS encoding 50S ribosomal protein L23: MSSVIEHPLVTEKAMNDMDFENKLQFVVNPDATKPEIRDEVEERFEISVQKINTQVTMNGKKKAIVRLSEDDDAQEVASRIGVF, translated from the coding sequence ATGAGTTCGGTCATCGAACACCCCCTCGTGACCGAGAAGGCGATGAACGACATGGACTTCGAGAACAAGCTCCAGTTCGTCGTCAATCCGGACGCGACCAAGCCGGAGATCCGCGACGAGGTCGAGGAGCGATTCGAGATCTCGGTGCAGAAGATCAACACGCAAGTAACGATGAACGGGAAGAAGAAAGCGATCGTTCGTCTCTCGGAGGACGACGACGCACAGGAAGTCGCTTCGCGAATCGGGGTGTTCTGA
- a CDS encoding 30S ribosomal protein S19 — protein sequence MSQEYRTGREGEFTYRGHTLEELQEMELDDVVELLPARQRRSIERGLSVEKEKLLEEAREAEEEETANAPLRTHLRDMPILPEFVGLTFEVYNGQSFERVRVEPEMIGHYLGEFQLTRTSVEHGQAGIGATRSSKFVPLK from the coding sequence ATGAGTCAGGAGTACCGAACCGGCCGCGAAGGTGAGTTTACCTACCGCGGCCACACGCTCGAGGAGCTGCAGGAGATGGAGCTCGACGACGTCGTGGAACTGCTACCCGCGCGACAGCGGCGAAGTATCGAACGCGGCCTCTCCGTCGAGAAAGAGAAGCTTCTCGAGGAGGCCCGCGAGGCGGAAGAAGAGGAGACGGCGAACGCGCCGCTTCGAACGCACCTGCGGGACATGCCGATCCTGCCGGAGTTCGTCGGGCTGACCTTCGAGGTCTACAACGGACAGTCGTTCGAGCGCGTGCGCGTCGAACCGGAAATGATCGGCCACTACCTCGGCGAGTTCCAGCTGACCCGGACCTCCGTCGAGCACGGGCAGGCCGGTATCGGCGCGACCCGATCCTCGAAATTCGTCCCACTGAAGTGA
- a CDS encoding 50S ribosomal protein L3 — protein MPQANRPRKGSLGFGPRKRASSEIPRFNSWPDDDGQPTLQGFAGYKAGMTHVVMVDDQANSPTEGMEQTVPVTIVETPPMRAVALRAYEDTPYGMKPITEVWTDEFVPELDRVLDLPGDDYDADAAADELRGLHEEDRVDDVRVITHTVPGDVPSVPKKKPDVMETRVGGGSVDERVDFALETLEDGGEHVMNDVFRAGEYVDASGVTKGKGTQGPVKRWGVQKRKGKHARQGWRRRIGNLGPWNPSRVRSTVPQQGQTGYHQRTELNKRLVDIGDGADATVDGGFVNYGEVDGPHALIKGSLPGPEKRLVRFRPAIRPGGQPRLDPEVRYVSTASNQG, from the coding sequence ATGCCACAAGCAAATAGACCACGCAAAGGCTCACTCGGGTTCGGCCCACGGAAGCGCGCCTCCTCGGAGATTCCGCGCTTCAATTCGTGGCCGGACGACGACGGACAGCCGACGCTGCAGGGCTTCGCGGGCTACAAGGCCGGCATGACCCACGTCGTGATGGTCGACGATCAAGCGAACTCGCCGACCGAGGGGATGGAACAGACCGTTCCCGTCACGATCGTGGAGACGCCGCCGATGCGCGCCGTCGCACTGCGAGCGTACGAAGACACGCCGTACGGTATGAAGCCGATAACCGAGGTCTGGACCGACGAGTTCGTTCCCGAACTCGATCGCGTCCTCGACCTTCCCGGTGACGACTACGACGCCGACGCCGCCGCGGACGAACTCCGTGGCCTCCACGAGGAGGACCGCGTCGACGACGTACGCGTCATCACCCACACGGTGCCAGGAGACGTTCCCTCGGTACCCAAGAAGAAACCCGACGTGATGGAGACGCGCGTCGGCGGCGGTTCCGTCGACGAACGCGTCGACTTCGCCCTCGAGACGCTCGAGGACGGTGGCGAGCACGTGATGAACGACGTGTTCCGCGCCGGCGAGTACGTCGACGCAAGCGGCGTCACGAAGGGGAAAGGGACCCAGGGTCCGGTCAAGCGGTGGGGCGTCCAGAAACGCAAGGGCAAACACGCCCGGCAGGGCTGGCGTCGCCGCATCGGCAACCTCGGCCCCTGGAACCCGAGCCGCGTTCGCTCGACGGTCCCACAGCAGGGCCAGACCGGCTACCACCAGCGGACGGAACTGAACAAGCGCCTCGTCGACATCGGCGACGGCGCCGACGCGACGGTCGACGGCGGCTTCGTCAACTACGGCGAAGTCGACGGGCCGCACGCGCTGATCAAGGGCTCGCTTCCCGGGCCGGAAAAGCGCCTCGTGCGCTTCCGCCCGGCGATCCGACCCGGAGGACAGCCGCGCCTCGACCCCGAGGTGCGCTACGTCTCCACCGCATCCAACCAGGGATAA
- a CDS encoding 50S ribosomal protein L14 produces MEALKADVTQGLKKGSLVTCADNTGARELKIISVAGYHGTKNRQPKAGIGDKVTVSVTKGTPEMRRQVLEAVVVRQRKSIRRPDGTRLKFEDNAAVIIDENEEPRGTEIKGPIAREVAERFGAIASTATMIV; encoded by the coding sequence ATGGAGGCACTGAAAGCCGACGTCACGCAGGGCCTCAAGAAGGGGTCGCTGGTCACGTGTGCCGACAACACCGGCGCGCGTGAACTGAAAATCATCAGCGTCGCGGGCTACCACGGCACCAAGAACCGCCAGCCGAAGGCGGGAATCGGCGACAAAGTGACCGTTTCGGTCACCAAAGGGACCCCCGAGATGCGCCGTCAGGTCCTCGAGGCCGTCGTCGTCCGGCAGCGGAAATCGATCCGTCGGCCGGACGGGACGCGTCTGAAGTTCGAGGACAACGCGGCGGTCATCATCGACGAGAACGAAGAACCCCGCGGCACGGAGATCAAGGGGCCGATCGCCCGCGAAGTCGCAGAGCGCTTCGGAGCAATCGCCAGCACGGCGACGATGATCGTATAG
- the rplX gene encoding 50S ribosomal protein L24: protein MSKQPHKQRTQTERAPLHERQKQLHATLSDELREEYDTRRTRVNAGDTVEVLRGDHAGEEAEVLRAILEDGTVHVEDVTIETADGEEVPRPLDPSNVRITELDLEDERREARLEGDSE from the coding sequence ATGAGCAAGCAACCACACAAACAGCGAACGCAGACGGAACGTGCCCCGCTTCACGAGCGTCAGAAGCAACTGCACGCGACGCTGTCCGACGAGCTCCGCGAGGAGTACGACACTCGACGCACCCGCGTCAACGCGGGCGACACGGTCGAGGTCCTGCGCGGTGACCACGCCGGCGAAGAGGCCGAGGTCCTCCGTGCGATCCTCGAGGACGGGACGGTCCACGTCGAAGACGTCACCATCGAGACGGCCGACGGCGAGGAGGTGCCGCGGCCGCTCGACCCGTCGAACGTCCGGATCACGGAACTCGACCTCGAGGACGAGCGTCGCGAGGCGCGTCTCGAAGGTGATAGCGAATGA